From Kamptonema formosum PCC 6407, a single genomic window includes:
- the coaE gene encoding dephospho-CoA kinase (Dephospho-CoA kinase (CoaE) performs the final step in coenzyme A biosynthesis.) has protein sequence MIVEKKETGIGEEVRLIGLTGGIATGKTTVSNYLANAYQLPILDADIYAREAVLPETPILARIVERFGSEVLLADGSLNRRSLGNIVFNNSEELRWLEKQIHPYVRDRLLQEIKIGISGQNRQSIRPLRIVLAVPLLFEANMTDLVTEIWVVYCPRSQQLERLVERDRINLDRAQTLINSQMLLVEKCQQADVILDNSTTLESLFRQVDLVIGNW, from the coding sequence ATGATTGTCGAAAAAAAAGAAACTGGGATCGGCGAGGAAGTACGCCTGATTGGTCTAACTGGCGGCATCGCTACTGGGAAAACCACTGTATCTAATTATCTGGCTAATGCTTATCAATTGCCAATTTTGGATGCGGATATCTATGCCCGTGAAGCTGTGCTGCCAGAAACACCTATTTTAGCCCGAATAGTAGAACGCTTTGGGAGTGAAGTATTGCTTGCCGATGGTAGCCTCAATCGGCGATCGCTAGGTAATATTGTTTTTAACAACTCAGAAGAGTTGCGTTGGTTGGAAAAGCAGATTCATCCTTACGTGCGCGATCGCCTCTTACAGGAAATAAAAATCGGTATTTCTGGGCAAAATCGCCAAAGCATTCGCCCCTTAAGAATTGTATTAGCTGTACCTCTCCTCTTTGAAGCTAACATGACTGACTTGGTTACAGAAATTTGGGTCGTGTATTGTCCGCGTTCTCAGCAACTCGAACGCTTGGTTGAACGCGATCGGATTAACTTAGATCGCGCTCAAACTCTAATTAACAGCCAGATGCTTTTAGTAGAAAAGTGTCAACAAGCTGATGTTATTTTGGATAACTCAACTACCTTAGAATCGCTGTTTAGACAAGTAGATTTGGTAATTGGTAATTGGTAA
- a CDS encoding homogentisate phytyltransferase: protein MKQTFEQKSDSHPTLPSHTPAVQSTAPWYSFWKFSRPHTIVGTTLSILGLYLIALAKSPAGFSSSHLVAILGAWIACIGGNVYIVGLNQLEDVEIDQINKPHLPLAAGEFSQKQAQIIVAIAGVIAVLCSVFQGPFLLATVGISLAIGTAYSLPPIRLKRFPFWAAICIFTVRGAIVNLGLFLHFQWVLELGNKNYTFFFLPSSFFLLPSSFFLPSEVLALTLFVLVFTFAIAIFKDVPDMEGDRQYNITTFTLQLGKQAVFNLSRWVLTFCYMGMTIAGALWLKDINSLFLGITHIAALGLMWFWSMKVDLQDKAAIAQFYQFIWKLFFLEYLAFPAACLL from the coding sequence ATGAAACAAACTTTTGAGCAAAAGTCTGACTCACACCCAACTCTACCCTCTCACACCCCTGCCGTGCAGTCTACTGCACCTTGGTACTCTTTTTGGAAATTTTCTCGTCCTCATACAATCGTCGGTACTACCCTCAGCATACTGGGACTGTATTTAATTGCCTTGGCGAAGTCTCCTGCGGGTTTTTCTAGTTCTCATTTAGTTGCGATATTGGGAGCGTGGATTGCCTGTATTGGGGGTAATGTTTATATTGTCGGACTCAACCAACTCGAAGACGTTGAGATTGACCAAATTAATAAGCCTCATTTGCCTTTAGCTGCGGGAGAGTTTTCGCAGAAACAGGCTCAAATAATTGTAGCAATTGCTGGGGTAATTGCAGTCCTTTGTTCTGTGTTTCAAGGGCCTTTTTTATTAGCGACAGTTGGCATCAGTTTGGCCATAGGAACGGCTTATTCTTTGCCTCCGATCCGGTTAAAGCGTTTTCCATTTTGGGCAGCAATTTGCATTTTTACTGTTCGCGGTGCAATCGTTAACTTAGGGTTATTTTTACATTTTCAATGGGTATTAGAATTGGGGAATAAAAATTATACCTTCTTTTTTCTTCCTTCTTCCTTCTTCCTTCTTCCTTCTTCCTTCTTCCTTCCCTCAGAAGTTTTAGCTTTAACGCTATTTGTGTTGGTGTTTACCTTCGCGATCGCGATTTTCAAAGATGTTCCCGATATGGAAGGCGATCGCCAATATAACATTACAACTTTTACCCTCCAATTAGGTAAACAAGCTGTTTTCAACTTGTCTCGGTGGGTGCTAACCTTTTGTTATATGGGGATGACAATTGCTGGCGCTTTATGGCTGAAAGATATTAACTCGCTATTTCTGGGAATTACTCATATAGCCGCACTAGGTTTAATGTGGTTTTGGAGTATGAAAGTAGATTTGCAGGATAAAGCTGCGATCGCGCAGTTTTATCAATTTATTTGGAAGCTATTTTTTCTGGAATATCTAGCTTTTCCCGCCGCCTGTCTGTTATAG
- a CDS encoding ribonuclease H-like domain-containing protein, with the protein MTDFNVCDRDLPDTLLSHYLTAEAIAADTETMGLLPWRDRLCLVQLCDAEGIVTVVRIAKGQREAPNLKKLMEASNIVKIFHFARFDMATLKYHLDIHVAPVFCSKIASKLARTYTGKHGLKDLVQELEQVELDKTAQSSDWGNAANLSEKQLRYAANDVRYLISAREKLITMLQREDRWQLAQECFQCLPVIVSLDLLQFKDIFDHGNG; encoded by the coding sequence ATGACAGATTTTAACGTTTGCGATCGCGACCTCCCCGATACCCTATTGTCCCACTATTTGACAGCAGAGGCAATTGCTGCTGACACGGAAACAATGGGGTTATTACCTTGGCGCGATCGCTTGTGTTTAGTTCAGTTGTGCGACGCAGAAGGTATCGTAACTGTAGTCCGAATTGCCAAAGGTCAAAGAGAAGCGCCTAACTTGAAAAAGTTAATGGAAGCCAGCAATATTGTCAAGATTTTTCACTTCGCACGCTTTGACATGGCAACTCTGAAATATCATTTAGATATTCATGTTGCACCAGTTTTCTGCTCTAAAATTGCTAGTAAACTTGCTAGAACCTACACTGGCAAACATGGTCTTAAAGATTTAGTGCAGGAATTAGAACAGGTAGAACTTGATAAAACTGCCCAAAGTTCGGACTGGGGAAATGCGGCTAATCTTTCTGAAAAGCAACTGCGTTACGCAGCTAATGATGTGCGCTATTTAATAAGTGCTAGAGAGAAGTTAATTACTATGCTACAACGAGAAGATCGTTGGCAACTGGCGCAAGAATGTTTTCAGTGTTTACCAGTCATTGTCAGTTTAGATTTGCTGCAATTCAAAGATATTTTCGATCACGGTAATGGTTAA
- a CDS encoding FTR1 family iron permease, with the protein MNFSEVLPTFVITLREGVEAALVVGIVLACLKKSDQSHLNFWVYAGVVVGLIASALVGVLFGWIVQAFSKSDQPYAPIMEPLLEAVFSIVAIAMLSWMLIWMTRHSRSMKAEVEGAVTATLKQSYGAGWGVFSLILIAVLREGFETVLFIAAKFQQGLMPTLGAIAGLTVAAGIGVLLFKWGVKVNIRLFFKYMGILLLLIVAGLVVSTLGLFDIVVNTLAQMNRQSADLCFYYERFAKVHSCILGPIVWNTTKILPEEQFPGLALKALFGYTDRLYLVQAVSYLLFLATIGLIYFQSLGGKVFFPVRNSQSAIVEDRMEKAEGRKS; encoded by the coding sequence ATGAACTTTAGCGAAGTATTACCAACATTTGTAATTACCTTGCGGGAAGGTGTCGAAGCCGCCCTAGTCGTAGGAATTGTACTAGCTTGCCTCAAAAAATCCGATCAAAGTCATCTCAATTTTTGGGTTTATGCAGGTGTGGTAGTTGGGCTGATTGCCAGCGCTTTAGTAGGTGTATTATTCGGTTGGATAGTTCAAGCATTTTCAAAATCAGACCAGCCCTACGCACCAATAATGGAACCCCTGTTAGAAGCTGTATTTAGCATTGTGGCAATCGCAATGTTAAGCTGGATGCTTATTTGGATGACCAGGCACTCGCGATCTATGAAAGCTGAAGTTGAGGGGGCTGTGACTGCCACATTAAAACAAAGTTATGGTGCAGGTTGGGGCGTATTTAGCTTAATTTTGATCGCCGTCTTGCGTGAAGGATTTGAAACCGTTTTATTCATCGCGGCCAAATTTCAGCAAGGCTTAATGCCAACTTTGGGCGCTATCGCTGGCTTGACTGTTGCGGCGGGAATTGGCGTACTTTTGTTTAAATGGGGCGTGAAAGTTAATATCCGCTTATTCTTTAAATATATGGGCATTCTATTGCTCTTAATAGTAGCGGGTTTAGTAGTATCAACTTTGGGACTTTTTGATATTGTAGTTAATACCTTAGCTCAGATGAATCGCCAATCAGCAGACCTTTGTTTTTATTACGAACGTTTTGCAAAAGTTCATTCTTGCATATTAGGCCCCATAGTTTGGAATACTACTAAAATATTACCTGAAGAGCAGTTTCCTGGGTTAGCCCTAAAAGCGCTATTTGGATATACTGATAGACTTTATTTAGTGCAAGCTGTTAGTTATCTTCTATTTTTAGCTACCATCGGCCTGATTTATTTTCAAAGTTTAGGCGGTAAAGTATTTTTTCCAGTTAGAAATAGTCAGTCTGCTATAGTAGAAGACAGAATGGAGAAAGCAGAAGGTAGAAAGTCTTAA
- a CDS encoding ComEA family DNA-binding protein, with protein MIPAFRSLPIATATATLLAFTGCSQAPTASNTATPSPANTSSATEASSHSMNHSGKPQININSAILSELDKLEAKLGIPALSNKIQASRPYGSTEELVSKKVINQEQFDQIKDMVTIEDIVLTGVAKDIDYMTKLGLMKGHLLVAKELLEQGKPDQAEPHIGHPVEEIYADVEDQLNERKVPEFKNTLIKLQDLVKAGAKDTNKVNAEFQTSMQAVDGAIAALPAQQRKDSKFVLPVINGLLDTANSEYGASIANNKIAAVIEYQDSRGFIAYAETLYQDIKEQVAKDSPKTDKAIVATMGELKKAWPTVIAPSTPVKTTDEVTQLIKNIEKDSQDFLKQS; from the coding sequence ATGATACCAGCATTTCGTTCCTTGCCCATAGCCACCGCTACCGCTACTCTCCTCGCTTTCACAGGCTGTAGCCAAGCGCCAACAGCCAGCAACACTGCAACACCTTCACCAGCCAATACCTCTAGCGCTACAGAAGCAAGCAGCCACAGCATGAATCACAGTGGCAAGCCCCAGATTAACATCAACTCAGCAATTCTCTCGGAATTAGACAAATTAGAAGCAAAATTAGGGATTCCGGCACTTTCTAACAAAATTCAGGCAAGTCGTCCTTACGGTAGCACAGAGGAATTAGTTTCAAAAAAAGTCATAAATCAAGAGCAATTTGACCAAATAAAAGACATGGTGACAATTGAAGATATAGTTCTTACAGGCGTTGCCAAAGATATCGACTACATGACCAAATTAGGTTTAATGAAAGGTCATCTTTTAGTAGCCAAAGAACTCTTAGAGCAAGGCAAACCAGATCAGGCAGAACCTCACATTGGTCATCCAGTCGAAGAAATTTATGCCGATGTCGAAGATCAGCTCAACGAGCGCAAAGTTCCAGAATTTAAGAACACTCTAATTAAATTACAGGATTTAGTCAAAGCAGGCGCTAAAGATACCAACAAAGTGAATGCTGAATTTCAAACATCAATGCAGGCAGTTGATGGAGCCATCGCAGCTTTACCAGCTCAGCAGCGTAAAGACTCCAAATTTGTGCTGCCAGTAATTAACGGCTTGCTGGATACTGCCAACTCCGAATATGGAGCATCAATTGCCAATAACAAGATTGCCGCAGTCATCGAATATCAAGACTCGCGAGGATTTATCGCCTATGCTGAAACTCTCTACCAAGATATAAAAGAACAAGTTGCCAAAGATAGCCCCAAAACCGATAAAGCAATTGTCGCCACTATGGGAGAATTGAAGAAAGCTTGGCCGACTGTAATCGCGCCTTCTACCCCTGTTAAAACTACTGATGAAGTGACTCAACTAATCAAGAATATTGAGAAAGATAGCCAAGATTTTCTCAAGCAATCTTAA
- a CDS encoding multicopper oxidase domain-containing protein, which translates to MSNHPVIGKAERWSRRQLLQLGLAGAGVASSAIAFQNLTHKTTPVRVPPLPTDTATGTNLNPMDIVRNFDYGTVKRENGRTVREFRMEANNSTIELNSAVTFNTWNVNNRVPGPTLRATQGDRIRVIFSNKAGHSHSLHFHGIHPTAMDGVKPVRHGSAFIYEFDAEPYGVHLYHCHIAPVTRHIGKGLYGMFIIDPPKPRPPADELILIMGGYDVNDDQTNELYAFNGIPNYYMRNPIPIYKNQLVRLYVLNMIEYNSAVTFHLHANFFKVYRTGMTLTPSEETDVITMGVAERHILEFAYPYAGKYMFHPHQDAIAEAGCMGLFEVIS; encoded by the coding sequence ATGTCGAATCACCCTGTCATAGGGAAAGCAGAACGTTGGAGTCGTCGCCAACTGCTACAACTCGGACTAGCGGGTGCTGGGGTAGCCAGTAGTGCGATCGCATTTCAAAACCTCACCCACAAAACCACGCCTGTAAGAGTCCCGCCACTCCCCACCGATACCGCAACCGGCACCAATCTTAATCCGATGGACATTGTGCGGAACTTTGACTATGGCACAGTCAAGCGAGAAAATGGTCGCACGGTGCGGGAATTTCGCATGGAAGCTAATAATTCCACGATTGAGCTTAACAGTGCTGTAACTTTCAACACCTGGAACGTAAATAATCGCGTACCGGGGCCGACATTAAGAGCAACTCAAGGCGATCGCATCCGCGTCATTTTCTCCAACAAAGCAGGACATTCCCATTCACTGCACTTTCATGGTATCCATCCTACAGCAATGGATGGAGTTAAACCAGTGCGACACGGTTCCGCATTTATTTATGAATTTGATGCCGAACCCTATGGCGTTCATCTATATCATTGTCATATTGCCCCCGTCACTCGCCATATTGGTAAAGGATTATATGGAATGTTCATAATTGACCCTCCAAAACCTCGCCCTCCAGCAGATGAATTAATCTTAATCATGGGAGGATATGACGTAAATGACGATCAAACCAATGAACTTTACGCTTTTAACGGTATACCCAATTATTACATGAGAAACCCAATTCCCATTTATAAAAACCAGCTAGTGCGGCTTTACGTACTGAATATGATCGAGTACAATTCAGCAGTAACTTTCCACCTGCACGCTAACTTTTTTAAAGTGTATCGAACCGGAATGACATTAACACCCAGTGAAGAAACGGACGTAATTACAATGGGTGTGGCTGAGCGCCACATTTTAGAATTTGCTTATCCCTATGCGGGTAAATATATGTTTCATCCTCATCAAGATGCGATCGCCGAAGCTGGTTGCATGGGTTTATTTGAAGTAATTAGCTAA
- a CDS encoding Crp/Fnr family transcriptional regulator → MPPTSKAVLEVNRNRTDLDRTLHFYPKGEEIPLVSQGIWQVCQGLVQLSTLYPTGEEGLLGWVGPSMCFGLWLTSLQTYRATAISDTYSICYSMVEVEASPQLCHALMPQIVRRLRQMEAILAIAGQRRVEDRLYQLLLLLKQEFGQPVAGGSRLNIRLTHHDLANAICTTRVTVTRMLGKLQQNGCISRDSDRHLILANDTFAIASDLFGVKPQAV, encoded by the coding sequence ATGCCTCCAACTTCCAAAGCAGTTTTAGAAGTAAACAGAAATCGCACAGATCTAGATCGCACCCTGCATTTTTATCCCAAAGGTGAAGAGATTCCTCTAGTCTCCCAAGGGATTTGGCAAGTCTGTCAGGGTTTAGTGCAGCTAAGTACACTTTATCCAACGGGGGAAGAGGGACTTTTAGGTTGGGTGGGGCCTTCAATGTGCTTTGGTCTTTGGTTAACTTCCTTGCAGACTTATCGGGCGACGGCGATATCAGATACTTACTCGATCTGTTATTCTATGGTAGAAGTAGAAGCATCGCCTCAACTATGTCACGCTTTGATGCCTCAAATAGTGCGAAGATTGCGGCAAATGGAGGCGATTTTAGCGATCGCAGGACAGCGGCGAGTAGAAGATAGACTATATCAGTTATTGCTGTTGCTGAAACAAGAATTTGGTCAACCTGTAGCTGGCGGGAGTCGGTTAAATATACGGCTGACGCATCACGATCTTGCTAATGCTATTTGCACGACACGGGTGACAGTCACGCGAATGTTGGGTAAGCTACAGCAAAATGGGTGTATTAGTCGAGATAGCGATCGCCACTTGATCCTGGCAAATGATACTTTTGCGATCGCCTCTGATTTGTTTGGGGTAAAACCACAAGCAGTTTAA
- a CDS encoding ABC transporter permease, with translation MIKISYNFPVKQLIIVALIPLDFADLALALGMVAIAIALSAWQNLGLEWQLAIAATRTAIQLILVGYVLAVVFDPNSKNPWLVLAILTVMLTIASIVASNRISKKIPRLLPLVWGSIFLSATLTLSYTNFIVIQPQTWYEPQYLIPLAGIVLGNAMNGAAIAGERLVSTVNASQLEIETHLSLGATPQQAVAQYRKDAVKTGLMPTLNTMMVIGVVTLPGTITGQLLGGIQPLDAAAYQILIMFMVALANIATALLVTQGLCQQFFNREAQLRRY, from the coding sequence TTGATTAAAATATCTTATAATTTTCCTGTCAAACAATTAATTATAGTTGCCTTGATTCCGTTAGATTTCGCAGACTTGGCTTTGGCTTTGGGGATGGTGGCGATCGCGATCGCTCTTTCTGCTTGGCAAAATTTAGGATTAGAGTGGCAATTAGCGATCGCGGCCACCAGAACCGCTATCCAGCTAATTTTGGTAGGCTACGTCCTAGCCGTAGTCTTCGACCCCAATAGCAAAAATCCTTGGCTAGTCTTGGCAATTTTGACAGTAATGCTGACTATTGCCAGCATCGTGGCCAGCAACCGGATTAGCAAGAAAATTCCTCGACTTTTACCTTTAGTTTGGGGTTCCATTTTCCTAAGTGCCACCCTGACATTAAGCTATACCAATTTTATTGTCATTCAGCCTCAAACTTGGTACGAGCCGCAATACTTGATTCCCTTAGCAGGAATTGTACTCGGAAATGCTATGAACGGAGCTGCGATCGCTGGAGAACGCCTAGTTAGTACAGTTAATGCTAGCCAGTTAGAAATTGAAACCCATTTGAGTTTAGGTGCAACACCGCAACAAGCTGTAGCGCAATATCGCAAAGATGCAGTTAAAACTGGATTGATGCCTACTCTCAATACGATGATGGTAATTGGGGTTGTCACTTTACCAGGTACGATTACAGGACAATTGCTTGGGGGTATCCAGCCTCTTGATGCTGCTGCTTACCAGATTTTAATTATGTTTATGGTAGCATTAGCAAATATTGCAACCGCCCTATTAGTCACTCAAGGTCTTTGTCAGCAGTTTTTTAATCGCGAAGCCCAATTGAGGCGATATTAA
- a CDS encoding DegT/DnrJ/EryC1/StrS family aminotransferase, which produces MNNVPPLDLSRQYALIGDEVSVAVLDVLASGRYIGGPAVASFEESFAGYIGVSESVGCNSGTDALFLALRALKIGPGDEVITTPFTFVATAEMITAVGAKPIFVDIKAETFNLDLDKLEAAITSRTRAIMPVHLFGQPVDMTRLMAIAQAHDLAVIEDCAQSTGAEWAGQKVGSIGHVGCFSFFPTKNLGACGDGGAVTTNDPAIAATVRMLKEHGQSARYLSQEVGINSRLDALQATILQIKLRYLDTWNSQRRAAADRYHQLLSPLPGLVLPQELPGGKGVWNQYTISLKSQEKSNSLPPAPPLPCSPAPHLPISPHRDLVRSKLQESGVGSMVYYPLPLHLQPVYKSLDYQQGSFPIAEQAGCEVLSLPIFPEISRDQQDRVVYGLKDCLSSLAEFFD; this is translated from the coding sequence GTGAACAACGTCCCTCCGCTCGATTTAAGCCGACAGTACGCCCTAATAGGCGATGAAGTAAGTGTCGCTGTTTTAGACGTACTAGCTTCCGGTCGTTACATTGGCGGCCCTGCGGTCGCAAGTTTTGAAGAAAGTTTTGCAGGTTATATCGGCGTTTCAGAATCCGTTGGCTGCAATTCCGGTACTGATGCGCTGTTTCTGGCCTTACGCGCCTTAAAAATTGGGCCCGGAGACGAGGTAATTACCACTCCTTTTACCTTTGTCGCTACGGCTGAGATGATTACTGCTGTGGGCGCAAAGCCGATTTTTGTTGACATTAAAGCCGAGACGTTTAATCTGGACTTGGATAAGCTGGAAGCTGCTATCACCAGCAGAACGCGGGCGATTATGCCGGTGCATCTATTTGGTCAACCAGTAGATATGACGCGGTTGATGGCGATCGCACAAGCTCACGATTTGGCTGTAATTGAAGATTGCGCTCAGTCTACAGGGGCCGAATGGGCCGGTCAAAAAGTCGGTAGCATTGGTCATGTGGGCTGCTTTAGTTTCTTTCCAACGAAAAATTTGGGAGCGTGCGGAGATGGGGGTGCGGTAACGACGAATGACCCCGCGATCGCCGCCACCGTTCGGATGCTCAAAGAACACGGTCAGTCAGCTAGGTATCTCTCCCAAGAAGTTGGCATAAATAGCCGTTTAGATGCTCTACAAGCAACGATTCTGCAAATCAAGCTGCGCTATCTCGACACCTGGAATAGCCAGCGCCGCGCCGCCGCCGATCGCTACCATCAATTGCTTAGCCCTTTACCCGGACTTGTCCTTCCCCAAGAATTACCAGGAGGAAAAGGCGTATGGAATCAATACACAATTAGCCTCAAAAGTCAAGAAAAATCCAATTCCCTCCCCCCCGCTCCCCCGCTCCCCTGCTCCCCTGCTCCCCATCTCCCCATCTCCCCTCATCGCGACTTGGTACGGAGTAAGTTACAGGAAAGTGGAGTAGGTTCGATGGTTTACTATCCGTTACCTTTGCACCTGCAACCTGTTTACAAATCGTTAGATTATCAGCAAGGTTCTTTTCCGATAGCAGAGCAAGCTGGCTGCGAGGTTTTGTCTTTGCCGATCTTCCCAGAAATCTCCAGGGATCAACAGGATCGAGTGGTTTACGGCCTCAAAGACTGTTTGAGCTCCCTCGCGGAATTTTTCGATTAA